Proteins encoded together in one Terriglobus saanensis SP1PR4 window:
- a CDS encoding phage terminase large subunit family protein, with product MSPYATSLEGIERLRVAFTKGHALLAPPPPLTLSQWADLYAYVPPEAGAFPGKFYTGSAEYQRGIQDAITDPTIETIVMQMCSQSGKTQIQMNTLGFFSHYQPSPILFVQATEGEAEKFSKNRIAKMIRSTPVLRKLFPSPRARDSGNTLLNKEFPGGVLILAGANAPAGLASMPIRILEMDEVDRYPESAGTEGDPVDLARRRTSTFWNKKEILASTPGIKNLSRIEKAEEESDRRRYFVPCPHCGTFQDLRWRRLQYTIDGGTGRIIDVFYACEFGCEIRERSKHEMIRKGEWRATAESRDGKTAGFHLNALYPPWLKWTDLVSEWLTAKTSLERKKTFINTRLAETWEIRGKGADLHELEKRKSELEFAEELPAGVLFITAGVDVQDDRLECTRFGWGMDEERWVIDHEIFRGDPSLPETITGEDGKKIRNVDSPWAHLEAHLRTSLSHTLGVTMTVACALIDSGGHHTARVYEFTKKNAARRWHAIVGRAGIGKPLVSRGSEQGPSHAMLYTVGTDTAKEDIFTSFQVKEEGVAYCHFSKGLAPEYFRQVTSEQLVKVTRDYVTKLEWKKKGERNEALDCFVYGRAAVAVLQPKYKSIQQRLTERVEKLKEKRMKEVALPEEKLPDPPPEPEVQKVSTARVPKRRKRGYVNAHKHW from the coding sequence TTGAGCCCGTACGCGACATCTCTTGAGGGTATAGAGCGCCTTCGGGTCGCGTTCACCAAGGGGCATGCCCTTCTCGCTCCTCCTCCGCCGCTGACGCTCTCGCAGTGGGCTGACCTGTACGCGTATGTTCCGCCCGAGGCTGGCGCGTTTCCGGGTAAGTTCTATACCGGCAGCGCGGAGTATCAACGTGGCATCCAGGACGCGATCACTGACCCGACCATCGAGACCATCGTTATGCAGATGTGCTCTCAGAGCGGGAAGACGCAGATCCAGATGAATACCCTTGGCTTCTTCTCTCACTATCAGCCATCGCCGATCTTGTTTGTACAGGCGACGGAGGGTGAGGCGGAGAAATTTTCCAAGAATCGCATTGCGAAGATGATTCGCTCTACTCCCGTGCTTAGGAAGCTCTTCCCGTCCCCTCGCGCGCGTGATTCGGGAAATACGCTGCTCAATAAGGAATTCCCAGGCGGTGTTCTTATCCTCGCGGGTGCTAACGCCCCGGCTGGACTCGCCTCCATGCCCATTCGCATCCTGGAGATGGATGAGGTCGATCGTTATCCGGAGAGTGCGGGCACTGAAGGCGACCCGGTCGATCTAGCCCGCAGGCGCACGTCGACGTTTTGGAACAAGAAAGAAATCCTAGCCTCGACGCCTGGCATTAAGAACCTCTCCAGAATCGAGAAAGCAGAGGAGGAATCTGATCGCCGCCGGTACTTCGTACCGTGTCCGCACTGCGGAACGTTTCAGGATCTCCGGTGGAGGCGGCTTCAATACACCATCGACGGCGGCACTGGCCGGATCATCGATGTCTTCTATGCGTGCGAATTCGGCTGCGAGATCCGCGAACGGTCGAAGCACGAGATGATCCGGAAAGGAGAATGGCGAGCGACGGCCGAGAGCCGCGATGGAAAGACCGCGGGCTTCCACCTAAATGCTTTGTATCCTCCGTGGCTGAAGTGGACTGATCTGGTGAGCGAATGGCTCACGGCGAAGACATCCCTCGAACGTAAGAAGACCTTCATCAACACACGCCTAGCTGAGACGTGGGAAATCCGCGGCAAGGGTGCCGACCTTCACGAACTGGAGAAACGGAAGTCTGAACTGGAATTCGCCGAAGAATTACCGGCTGGAGTGTTGTTTATCACTGCTGGCGTTGATGTGCAGGATGACCGCCTGGAGTGCACCCGCTTCGGTTGGGGAATGGATGAAGAGCGCTGGGTGATCGATCATGAGATCTTCCGTGGTGATCCCTCTTTGCCAGAAACCATTACAGGTGAAGACGGGAAAAAGATCCGAAATGTAGATAGTCCGTGGGCTCACCTCGAAGCGCATCTCCGCACGTCACTGTCCCATACGCTCGGCGTCACAATGACCGTCGCATGCGCGCTGATCGACTCCGGTGGTCACCATACGGCGCGGGTCTACGAGTTCACGAAGAAGAACGCCGCGCGGCGCTGGCACGCCATCGTTGGCCGCGCCGGTATCGGGAAACCGCTGGTCAGCAGGGGGAGTGAGCAGGGACCGTCGCATGCCATGCTCTACACGGTCGGCACGGACACAGCGAAAGAAGACATCTTTACAAGCTTCCAAGTGAAGGAAGAGGGTGTCGCCTACTGTCATTTTTCCAAGGGTTTAGCTCCGGAGTACTTTCGTCAGGTAACCAGCGAGCAGTTGGTGAAGGTGACAAGAGATTACGTAACGAAGCTGGAGTGGAAGAAAAAAGGAGAACGGAACGAGGCGCTCGATTGCTTTGTGTACGGCCGCGCTGCAGTTGCCGTACTTCAGCCAAAGTACAAGTCCATCCAGCAACGATTGACGGAGCGCGTCGAGAAGTTGAAGGAAAAAAGAATGAAGGAAGTCGCGCTCCCGGAAGAGAAGCTGCCAGATCCTCCTCCAGAGCCGGAAGTTCAAAAGGTGAGTACCGCGCGAGTTCCGAAGCGGAGAAAGCGAGGATACGTCAACGCGCACAAGCACTGGTGA
- a CDS encoding tyrosine-type recombinase/integrase, producing MSIDTGLPGLYFPVAADRWMEWRQPYLKNGTAGTYLTYIAGLDRFFRALRLEEITPGHMREYQIHRSRNEGGFWAKAAGPSVVNHELNTLSQILDHAGLWEPMKKFYTPLKLPRWTPPRTMTQAEEDQLFAIAASNPDWELAYLVASITNNTTASGVELRYLKISDVMLHTNPPQIHIASDAVKNEFRGRRIPLNETALKQFERALMRAHRLGSTQQTHYLFPLRVHRGAYDPTRPASSSWLRKPFDELRKAAGLPWLRPHDLRHQAITRMLECGAPETSVMAIAGHVSRQMMEHYSHTRMDAKMEVLRAIEPQRFSPALRRRA from the coding sequence ATGAGCATTGACACTGGACTACCTGGACTTTACTTCCCTGTTGCTGCGGACCGATGGATGGAATGGCGCCAGCCCTACCTGAAAAATGGAACTGCAGGAACTTACCTAACCTACATCGCAGGTCTTGACCGCTTCTTTCGAGCTCTTCGACTGGAAGAGATAACCCCTGGCCACATGCGTGAATACCAGATACATCGCTCCCGAAATGAGGGCGGATTCTGGGCTAAAGCCGCAGGTCCCAGCGTCGTCAATCACGAACTCAATACGCTCTCTCAGATCCTCGATCACGCTGGCCTGTGGGAGCCGATGAAGAAGTTCTACACCCCTCTAAAACTCCCCCGGTGGACCCCGCCCCGAACTATGACGCAAGCGGAAGAGGATCAGCTATTCGCTATTGCGGCAAGCAATCCGGATTGGGAGCTTGCTTATCTTGTCGCGTCGATCACGAACAATACGACTGCGAGCGGAGTCGAACTTCGCTATCTGAAGATCTCCGACGTCATGCTCCACACGAACCCGCCTCAAATTCACATCGCCAGCGATGCTGTGAAGAACGAGTTTCGTGGAAGACGTATACCTCTCAATGAAACCGCTCTAAAGCAGTTCGAGCGAGCGTTGATGAGGGCACACAGGCTGGGATCTACGCAGCAAACTCATTACCTCTTTCCTCTTCGAGTCCACCGTGGCGCATATGACCCAACGCGTCCTGCAAGTTCGTCATGGCTGCGTAAGCCATTCGACGAGCTACGTAAAGCTGCGGGCCTGCCTTGGCTTCGTCCACATGATCTTCGCCACCAGGCAATCACCCGCATGCTTGAGTGTGGTGCACCCGAAACGAGCGTCATGGCAATCGCGGGTCACGTTTCACGTCAGATGATGGAGCACTATTCACACACACGCATGGACGCAAAAATGGAAGTGCTTCGCGCGATCGAGCCGCAGCGGTTTTCCCCAGCTCTTCGCAGAAGAGCCTAG